From Malaya genurostris strain Urasoe2022 chromosome 2, Malgen_1.1, whole genome shotgun sequence:
caaaaattaatgGAAAAGGAACAAGTGACCTTGGAGATGCTGGATAACGATAAGAAGGAGTTCGcgaaatttcacgaaaaatttaaattcctTTCAGAACAGGGTAAAACGTGAGTAAATGGAGAAGCATGTTGACAGTTATAACGAGTATCTAATTATTTTCTCCATCAGCGCTGCGACATTGAATGAGTTGATAGAATTTGGTAAAAGTGTTGAGTTGTTCCGTTTGAAGCCAGTTATAAATGTGGAAACATTGGATTTCGCAAATAAGaagtaattttaaatttaatttgtctttatattattattattattatcattttacAGCCTTGCTGTTTTTCCTGAGCCAACAGTTTTTCTCTTTCGCATGGAGAGATTCAGAGAAACCATCGACAAATTAAGTTTTTACGAATCAATTCCGCAAGGTAGTAGCGGATTTGAATGGAAGCTTAAATTATCTTACGAGGGTAATGAACTCCAGTGCTACCTCCGAATGTTAAAAGGTATACCAGGCGAGTATGCAGTATCTCTAATGGAACAGCCGGAACAGAAGCTTCAATTTGAGATTGACACAGCGGTACTGCTAGGAATATGTACCACCGACATTACGGACGATATCTTAGAGGTTCGAGTTCTGGTACGGCAGGCTGCGACTTATGCCCAAAAATGTTCACAACTTGAAAATTATGTCAAACAGATGGAGATAAAGGTCGTTGAATTTAGAAAGCTATTTCAGTATTTGACCGAATGGCAAAACGAAAGTGGCACCCTGtctttttagcttttttttttgttaaactgAACTAGAAAGAGAAAGAATTACATCGGaaatttgaattcgtgacaatgATAGTTGAACTCACTGGTAACGAATATCTGTTAATATTATTTAAATAGTTCATGAAAAAGTAGACATCGGCTTGATATACATTTCAACGCGAAGTATATATAATTGGGTGCCTTTCATATTTCACACGCAACCCGAATCTTTTCATGCAAATTCCTAAACTTGACCCgtttaaaattgaatttttttgtcgAATCTGTCGGGTTCAAGCATATAAACCATTTTAACTTTCTACTTAAGCTTAATATCGATATAGCTTTTCAGGTTCAGTGTATCTAGAACTATCGTATTGAATCGTATTTGCCACCGAGTTTCAAAAATAAGATATAAgtagttttaatgcaaaatgAGTCTGTTTTATACGGAGATACTTGAATTACATGGTAATAAAAACtacaatataattattttaaatcaaatacAATCTCTATTTTACTTCAGTACGCTTGAATACCGGGAACTCGACCAATTTTTTGTAACCCGTAACTGCTAAAGATGCAAAAATGGTCGCCCGTTCCCGACAAACATATctgtaaaaaacctgttttaatccacctagtggtgtaatgatgcctttctcatatcaatcatactattataTAAAATActttggtattcttcaaaataattttcttcgattcttaaaagaataaacgaaatcggtttgtttgaccgtctactgataaaaactatcaattggaaaagatttgaggtcgatttagaaattttttcaaggtttttccccattttcagtgatggtatacaattttttacccactttaccctatatttccggatccgcatgaaattcatgaattacgtatgggactacagggcctttcatttgaacctttgtgaaaatcggtcgcgccatctatgcgaaaagttagaacacattttctttttttcacattttaccccaaaactctcgaaccggaagtcggatccaaataatattctggaattttttctgggacctcaagacctttcatttgaatctaagtttgtgaaattcggttcagccatctctgatgaAAGTTAgaccacttattttcacatatttttgcacatttttccccataattccggaaccgaaagtcggatcgaaataatattcaggaatattgtatggaaccacaagacctttcatttgaatctaagtttgtgaaaatcggttcagccatctccgagaaaagttagtgcaaaaaaacgttacattcacacatacacacacagacattttgcgtactcgacgaactgagtcgaatggtatatgacactcggcccttcgggcctaggttcaaaagtcggttttcacagtgattgcataacctttctatatgagaaaggcaacaatctggaaagaaaaagaaaactaatTGACAATTCATTCATTCGGAAtctgttgttgcactggagttgaaatttattatttccgcatgcaattccgaatgaaaatttctcgccgattcggaattgattcggatctgataatgtgtgtATAAGTAGTACAAATAACTATGAAGGGCGAAATTGTCAtcccatttgtttacgtaagtttcgtcctccgtgttccatgccaacaaacagggcgatattGCAATTTTCACTGTCGGTTAGAAAAGATTACGATGCGATAAGATAGTGATAAAATGCCGCAAatatagcgaaactgtcattcgcatcgattcaacctctTCGAGACCACaggtcagaatttttttttaaattgaccgttacaaagACAAATTTCTATTAGCAAAATAAATATTAAGTAAACTTGCACAGATTTTTATAAGCatgtgctatttatttgacataatggttattttgtgctAAGTATGTTtccttttcattaattttttttcataaatacgtttatttcttaaggcaatttacataagtttttcttcgccgtatcatcacttttacatagaattcttaacctaatataatactaatatagtcacagcgatttgagtttaataaaacatattcctcttattttttaaatatcatattagctatttcgttatttattattaaatctacttaagaacattatttgaaccaagcgattaactgctataaattataagataagcttaaatttttatacattttgttgttgatttcgtaacctgttttgagtttgtttatatcagcacatcatttttattaaaattttgctattggatgaattaatggacgcagtaggagtcagaactaaccctcaaaagggtcaattattaaattgaaacttcaattgtctttatgaaatgataaagaagtttcatgtaagaaaggtcacgacaagcaagaatgtctcgaactgggacattggatagtctaccttgggtacgcaaggaatatattagttgagatctgacatcacgatactccacgcatgtccaaacgacatgatcaatatcgcgataaccttcgccacaagcacaacgattagtctcggaaagtccaattcgaaggagatgtgcatctaacgtgtagtgattggacatgagtctggacatcaaacgaatgaagtccctactcacttccagccccttgaaccatgcctttgtcgatattttaggaataattgagtgcatccaccgacccagatcatctttatcccaagaagcttgccagctggcaagtgttctttggcgagtcgcgctataaaattcgttgaaagcaatcggtcgctcataaatttcaccttcaatagcaccac
This genomic window contains:
- the LOC131430790 gene encoding E3 ubiquitin-protein ligase TRIM37-like, coding for MQNKTSDSESSLFECCICQDNLQAPQLCPHCSKLFCNKCIIDWLDKENSCPCCRAEINVDSLVKACSVAGIQEAFERLTNRNRCDKHKSLELVLFCNACEECICTSCWFSEHVDHRDQAIPIDKRCEIFEENLKLHLQGLNDRWDKNSEATVQANIALLDQERTRDSELLETMKTESSAHFQKLMEKEQVTLEMLDNDKKEFAKFHEKFKFLSEQGKTAATLNELIEFGKSVELFRLKPVINVETLDFANKNLAVFPEPTVFLFRMERFRETIDKLSFYESIPQGSSGFEWKLKLSYEGNELQCYLRMLKGIPGEYAVSLMEQPEQKLQFEIDTAVLLGICTTDITDDILEVRVLVRQAATYAQKCSQLENYVKQMEIKVVEFRKLFQYLTEWQNESGTLSF